From a region of the Neodiprion fabricii isolate iyNeoFabr1 chromosome 7, iyNeoFabr1.1, whole genome shotgun sequence genome:
- the LOC124186979 gene encoding uncharacterized protein LOC124186979 isoform X6, translating to MHPAVATERLPLNRRTPARSPLSHVSTRLADPAGEMLTATHPEMHEKRDSLGVVGQYGGGAGGGGGQSPEDKCVVEQPPPPPPPPQKDPSDPTISAKKLPKKRKFDLSALDDMNKTNNATSNVTSNVGGDLVVTGLRGINTTSINQPQNIQHPTLLPSPPHQQPPPLPQHQQQQHQPEYYQVQQPHAVVAPPQSTAVDYSCREEPPRSRPRLQVAPAAAAIDLSEWREHKVLALRDSHYYPGVISNATHGDIYVKFDGEGNLVKYEDVLGIGKYDVIKDSSPSVSQVTVDANVCFRYPTTSNNHAETLTSVFVKGTVCEIISNPISFVVKIPGEDDQSCEFVVKRADLRLVQPPWWDELEGLEIVDPPRAQVVDRGYRNSLEAPASVPVLQLHHASPHASLIAHNDGNAYYRSRATSPLLELPGSVQSGNNTLNISNGSRIYEDLESDDDLGREDIRFPSDAGSSKRSSMQSRGSTSSLVEQRSITPRSQAATPRSQAATPHKYKKGDVVATSSGIRKKFNGKQWRRLCSKEGCSKESQRRGYCSRHLSLKGSGFRGTSTFPGGKMDGEETSRDSDTSPNYADRRIAGRFDQEETEAANMLVSLGSSRSATPAFSPTGQSSVSPCINQSPVPLLGLNQNVFMPISSPAHHPPPIISPGAKWKHSPTQPNFAGQYQQAVIRPELVRPNGRPGQTPPASIGASVIRISPVSRLLASQSLSIPTWPDQSPPQRHPSVVTSLAQQQQQQQQQQQQQQQQQQQQQQQQQQQQQQQQQQQQQHQQQHQHQHQQQQQQQHQQQQSIILQHALTSNNGFSNHSEVTQSNNQLLKPPHSPHVPLSVTPGQNLTMIHKPQDQPVDYAQPLTQTQTMYLMPHQHEKKYVIKSTTMEATPLSSGHLVSNQDDKYRQTMINHLGQLPPLHQTQCQPPQSPAAQSVHVEKMSALQQVSKVTLPLHLSSHVDSQRTLSTPATIVMSATTTINDSAPPTSVFQPVIVQPSHLTPMAKIQPPREDNHQKNNGVLYGSRDVSPAYQPQLPQLVTNAVSKRKKAFSWQTIVLDQPEVSPPPSALSPPLSAPPIPMGTGNNPSDDGSGHGPGAGPEPITPAEEDDDDVFETEPTTPAEVESSINKRRSQSLGALHTKDPQSPLKQTVKKPPMLQAKDRIRRPMNAFMIFSKRHRALVHLRHPNQDNRTVSKILGEWWYALKPEEKQKYHELASEVKEAHFKAHPDWKWCSKDRRKSSTTGFKGAEPRGKLNSTGEETDMGPPSDDVPLTPRTVDEPSALAPSIFESPNIEIGGQARDSRRVSEIPLQVENSESDMKQEEDGNVSDDDQMVICEDPQPEIDLKCKDKLTDSDNEGQDENVENKNYAQARCSPASGQNHDAQDTKMDITCRPKPIKARPPSAGMETTTKYHHASMDKGGTVSVLSTTYPYHSPVNPSGVTGFQPKGGAFITMPVSPKVVKPEPVKNIEQQYSTQYSVSNLVANIQNENGRTLPKFPPSPIVSHSLQVRPMMTLLKEQQGIQSTNSMHHMLTSSAGYQPQLTLTVVNNEVMSGSKPQQGSQYLVQASPHARMYGNFQIPVSDASGRSISVQNLVTSGKVEAHSVIVSKAYPVSTPSPGTPSYKGIGHSVTRLAEIEQNDNQSTVNHAQFYAVNALKLDQERKDTVNIHLPVPGDSHKQPSTPHTPHTPHNNDHSSNTSFAMEEPRGIGALNNVDVGTNKAPFMLAPTPAQLGRAPLQRRQSMAMPPTSNAGDHGPPTSQNSDNRQPSNSVQNFDQLQQNSNTELLAASSPSTKKGSFFKKNVEDGMDRYRQLVLEQVNFQEKFSSLPEFKPEEIQSPSAIGITSGTGASPHVSVTPGLHQSNLSSSMQDYRKKSVQGPHRPSLNEDDTESDISMSVTPKSTSSVKLTGNQFFGPDFNIEAFRTSTDPGGDVDPSSPRTPKTPSGGVGGATTGASRGENERGHRKVLEQRRKLVMQLFQEQGYFPTTQATSSFQANHADIFPTKASLQLKIREVRQKLKANSTPVSASSLVSPLPVSESSPGVNGPLTAPPTSMGAPHSLPVGNISGS from the exons ATGCACCCAGCCGTTGCCACCGAACGCCTACCTCTCAATCGCCGCACTCCGGCCCGCAGCCCCCTCTCACACGTGTCGACT CGTCTGGCCGATCCTGCAGGGGAAATGTTGACCGCTACTCATCCTGAGATGCACGAGAAGCGGGATTCCCTTGGAGTTGTGGGCCAGTATGGGGGAGGTGCTGGCGGGGGCGGCGGGCAATCCCCGGAGGATAAATGCGTCGTTGAGCAGCCACCCCCGCCTCCGCCGCCCCCGCAAAAGGATCCCTCCGACCCGACGATAAGCGCTAAAAAGTTACCGAAAAAACGTAAATTCGATTTGTCCGCTCTTGACGATATGAATAAAACCAACAACGCTACCAGCAACGTTACCAGCAACGTTGGTGGCGATCTTGTTGTTACCGGATTGCGGGGTATCAATACAACCTCTATAAATCAACCccaaaatattcaacatcCGACTCTTCTTCCGTCTCCTCCGCACCAGCAACCACCGCCGCTGCCGCAGcatcagcaacagcaacaTCAACCCGAATATTATCAG gtACAACAGCCACATGCAGTTGTAGCTCCGCCTCAAAGCACAGCGGTGGATTATTCTTGTCGTGAAGAACCACCACGGTCTCGTCCTCGGTTACAGGTAGCACCGGCAGCAGCAGCGATAGACCTGAGCGAGTGGCGGGAGCACAAAGTGCTAGCTTTGAGGGACTCACATTATTACCCGGGGGTTATAAGCAACGCGACTCATGGTGATATATACGTTAAGTTTGACGGTGAGGGTAACCTAGTTAAGTACGAGGATGTGCTGGGGATAGGAAAATACGATGTCATCAAGGATTCGAGTCCGTCGGTTAGCCAAGTGACTGTTGATGCGAACGTTTGCTTTAGATATCCTACCACATCTAACAACCACGCCGAAACACTGACCAGTGTTTTTGTGAAGGGTACTGTTTGTGAGATAATATCAAATCCAATTAGTTTTGTCGTCAAGATACCTGGCGAAGATGATCAGAGCTGTGAATTTGTTGTTAAACGTGCCGACTTAAGGCTCGTCCAACCTCCGTGGTGGGATGAACTCGAAGGCCTAGAGATCGTTGATCCGCCAAGGGCCCAAGTAGTCG ATCGTGGCTATCGAAATTCGTTGGAGGCACCTGCGTCGGTACCGGTCTTACAGCTTCATCATGCTTCGCCGCATGCTTCACTTATTGCTCACAATGACGGAAATGCATACTACAGAAGTAGGGCGACGAGTCCCTTATTGGAGTTGCCAGGTTCCGTCCAATCAGGAAACAACACTTTGAACATAAGCAACGGAAGTAGAATATACGAGGATTTGGAAAGTGACGACGATTTGGGCAGAGAGGATATAAGGTTTCCTTCTGATGCAG GAAGCAGTAAAAGGAGCAGTATGCAAAGCCGTGGAAGTACAAGCAGCCTTGTCGAGCAACGCAGTATAACTCCTCGTTCCCAGGCGGCCACACCCAG ATCTCAGGCGGCAACGCCACACAAATACAAAAAGGGTGACGTAGTAGCGACGTCTAGTGGAAtccggaaaaaattcaatggtAAACAATGGCGCAGACTTTGCAGCAAAGAAGGATGCTCAAAAGAGAGTCAGCGGAGAGGATACTGCTCTCGCCACCTTAGTCTGAAGGGTTCAGGATTCAGGGGCACTAGCACGTTTCCCGG GGGTAAAATGGACGGGGAAGAAACCTCACGGGATTCCGACACGTCTCCAAACTACGCAGATAGAAGAATAGCCGGACGTTTCGACCAAGAGGAAACTGAGGCCGCAAACATGCTTG tATCACTGGGGAGTTCGCGTTCAGCAACCCCGGCCTTTTCACCTACGGGACAGTCCTCTGTATCGCCGTGTATAAATCAGAGTCCCGTTCCGTTGTTGGGTCTGAATCAGAACGTCTTCATGCCAATATCGAGTCCAGCGCATCACCCTCCTCCCATAATATCACCTGGTGCGAAATGGAAGCATTCCCCTACCCAACCGAATTTCGCGGGTCAGTATCAGCAGGCCGTAATTAGACCAGAGCTAGTCAGGCCGAACGGGAGACCAGGTCAAACACCACCAGCAAGCATCGGCGCCAGTGTGATCCGGATTTCACCCGTTAGTAGATTATTGGCAAGCCAGAGTTTAAGCATCCCTACATGGCCCGATCAAAGTCCGCCTCAAAGGCATCCGTCAGTTGTTACGTCGTTGGctcagcaacagcaacaacagcagcagcagcaacagcagcaacagcaacaacaacaacaacaacaacaacaacaacaacaacaacaacaacaacaacaacaacaacaacaacagcaccaacaacaacaccaacaCCAACatcagcagcaacaacaacagcagcatcagcagcaACAAAGCATAATATTGCAGCATGCCCTGACTTCTAACAACGGTTTTTCGAACCATTCGGAAGTGACGCAATCTAACAATCAGCTATTGAAGCCACCCCACTCACCCCATGTTCCACTCTCGGTAACACCAGGGCAGAATCTAACCATGATTCATAAACCTCAAGACCAACCCGTCGACTACGCTCAACCTTTGACCCAGACTCAGACAATGTATTTAATGCCTCATCAACATGAGAAAAAGTATGTGATAAAAAGCACTACTATGGAAGCAACGCCATTGTCTAGTGGACATTTGGTTAGTAATCAAGACGACAAGTATAGACAAACGATGATTAATCATTTGGGACAATTACCACCCTTACATCAAACACAGTGTCAACCCCCCCAGTCACCGGCAGCTCAGTCCGTCcacgttgaaaaaatgtctgCTCTCCAACAG gtCAGCAAAGTAACCCTTCCGCTTCATCTTTCATCTCACGTGGACTCCCAGAGGACTTTGTCGACACCGGCAACCATTGTGATGTCTGCTACGACAACCATTAATGACTCGGCACCACCAACCAGCGTTTTCCAACCCGTCATCGTTCAACCAAGTCACTTGACTCCAATGGCAAAAATCCAACCGCCTCGAGAAGATAATCATCAAAAGAACAATGGAGTTCTAT ATGGAAGCCGCGATGTTTCTCCCGCATATCAGCCCCAACTCCCGCAACTTGTCACCAATGCTGTGTCCAAACGGAAAAAAG CTTTTTCCTGGCAGACGATAGTGTTGGACCAGCCAGAGGTCAGTCCGCCGCCATCAGCCCTCAGCCCTCCGTTGAGTGCACCCCCGATTCCTATGGGTACAGGCAACAATCCTAGCGACGATGGTAGCGGGCATGGTCCTGGGGCTGGCCCTGAACCCATCACTCCGGCGGAGGAGGATGATGACGACGTTTTTGAGACGGAACCGACAACCCCGGCTGAAGTAGAGAGCAGCATCAACAAACGTCGAAGTCAATCACTCGGTGCGCTGCACACCAAAGATCCACAAAGTCCACTTAAA CAAACTGTGAAAAAACCACCGATGTTACAGGCCAAGGACCGAATACGACGACCAATGAATGCTTttatgatattttcaaaacgtcACCGAGCGTTGGTACACCTAAGGCATCCCAATCAAGATAATAGAACAGTATCGAAAATTCTTGGCGAATGGTGGTACGCCCTGAAACCTGAAGAGAAACAGAAGTACCACGAACTTGCTTCGGAAGTAAAGGAGGCTCATTTCAAAGCTCATCCAGACTGGAAGTGGTGCAGCAAAGATAGGCGGAAGTCATCGACTACCGGATTCAAGGGCGCTGAACCACGAGGGAAACTTAATAGCACCGGAGAGGAAACTGATATGGGACCACCCTCTGATGACGTGCCTTTAACCCCGCGAACAGTCGACGAACCATCGGCACTCGCACCCAGCATATTCGAATCTCCGAATATCGAG ATCGGTGGTCAAGCGCGTGATTCTCGTCGTGTTTCCGAAATTCCGCTGCAGGTTGAAAACTCTGAGTCTGATATGAAGCAGGAGGAGGATGGTAACGTATCGGATGACGATCAAATGGTGATATGTGAAGATCCGCAACCGGAAATAGACTTGAAGTGCAAGGATAAATTGACAGACAGTGACAATGAGGGGCAGGATGAAAATgtggagaataaaaattacgcaCAGGCGAGATGTTCGCCTGCTAGTGGTCAAAATCACGACGCACAGGATACCAAGATGGACATAACATGTAGGCCTAAGCCTATCAAAG CCCGACCACCATCCGCCGGCATGGAGACTACGACAAAATACCATCATGCATCCATGGACAAAGGTGGCACTGTTTCGGTCCTTTCAACAACGTACCCTTACCACAGCCCTGTTAATCCGAGCGGAGTAACGGGTTTCCAGCCTAAGGGAGGCGCGTTTATAACTATGCCTGTATCCCCGAAAGTTGTTAAACCAGAGCCGGTTAAAAACATTGAGCAACAGTACAGTACGCAGTATAGTGTCAGTAATCTCGTTGCTAATATTCAGAACGAAAACGGGCGAACTCTACCGAAATTTCCTCCTTCACCCATCGTTTCACATTCG TTACAGGTCAGACCCATGATGACGCTTCTTAAAGAACAACAGGGGATACAGTCAACAAACTCTATGCATCATATGCTAACTTCCAGTGCTGGTTACCAACCCCAACTCACCCTCACAGTAGTCAACAATGAGGTCATGTCAGGTTCAAAGCCCCAGCAAGGATCTCAGTATCTTGTCCAGGCATCGCCTCACGCTAGAATGTATGGAAACTTCCAGATCCCTGTTTCAG ATGCCAGTGGCCGTAGTATATCTGTTCAGAACTTAGTAACCAGTGGTAAAGTCGAAGCTCATAGCGTTATTGTGAGCAAAGCTTATCCAGTGTCAACTCCAAGTCCTGGTACACCGAGTTATAAAGGAATCGGTCACTCGGTTACACGACTTGCTGAAATTGAGCAAAATGATAATCAATCTACTGTAAACCATGCTCAATTCTATG CAGTAAATGCTCTGAAATTAGATCAAGAAAGGAAAGACACGGTTAATATTCACCTTCCGGTACCTGGTGACAGTCACAAGCAACCTTCAACGCCGCATACTCCGCACACGCCGCATAACAACGATCATTCTTCGAACACATCTTTCGCAATGGAAGAGCCAAGAGGAATCGGCGCTTTGAACAACGTCGACGTAGGGACAAATAAAGCTCCATTTATGCTTGCTCCAACACCGGCGCAACTTGGTCGGGCTCCGCTACAGAGGAGACAATCAATGG CAATGCCTCCCACATCAAATGCGGGAGATCATGGGCCTCCGACGTCTCAGAATTCCGATAATCGGCAGCCTTCAAATTCTGTCCAGAACTTCGATCAGCTGCAACAAAATTCCAATACCGAGCTTCTGGCTGCGTCGTCACCATCGACGAAGAAAGGTTCTTTCTTCAAGAAGAACGTCGAGGACGGCATGGACAGGTACAGGCAATT GGTTCTGGAGCAAGTTAACTTCcaagagaaattttcatcgttgcCAGAATTCAAGCCAGAGGAAATCCAGAGTCCGAGCGCGATCGGCATTACCAGTGGAACAGGTGCATCACCTCATGTCTCTGTTACACCGGGACTACATCAGTCTAACCTATCTTCATCCATGCAGGATTATCGTAAGAAATCTGTGCAGGGACCTCATAGACCCAGTT TGAATGAGGATGATACAGAGTCAGACATATCAATGTCAGTCACCCCTAAGTCGACGAGCAGTGTAAAATTGACGGggaatcaattttttggtCCCGACTTCAACATAGAAGCATTTAGAACGAGCACTGATCCAGGCGGCGATGTTGATCCGAGTTCACCGCGGACTCCGAAGACTCCCAGCGGTGGGGTTGGCGGTGCGACAACCGGTGCGAGCAGAGGTGAAAACGAACGAGGTCACAGGAAGGTACTGGAGCAGCGACGAAAGCTCGTTATGCAGTTATTTCAAGAACAGGGTTACTTCCCGACGACGCAGGCGACTTCTTCATTTCAGGCAAATCATGCCGATATATTTCCTACCAAAGCGAGTCTTCAACTGAAAATAAGGGAAGTTCGGCAAAAATTGAAGGCTAACTCGACGCCCGTGAGCGCCAGCAGTTTGGTCAGCCCGTTACCGGTGTCGGAGTCCTCACCTGGGGTTAACG GACCTCTTACTGCCCCCCCAACGTCGATGGGTGCTCCTCATTCGCTGCCAGTCGGCAATATCAGCGGTAGCTAG